The following proteins come from a genomic window of Populus nigra chromosome 6, ddPopNigr1.1, whole genome shotgun sequence:
- the LOC133696730 gene encoding CASP-like protein 2D1: MLKLLDFSLRLSVIPLSVATIWLTVTNKQDNSIYGDLKYSDLTGLKYMVFISGICASYAFIAAVSTWIRCIVTKTWLFFVSDQIVAYLMVTSGTAVLEILYLAYNGDREVSWSEACTSYGKFCYRMKLAVILHALALSCFIILAVISAYRAFSIFEPPLVPSKVVEEDRA; this comes from the exons ATGCTCAAGCTCTTGGATTTTTCTCTTAGGCTCTCTGTTATTCCTCTTAGTGTTGCCACCATATGGTTAACTGTTACCAACAAGCAGGATAATAGCATCTATGGTGATCTGAAATACAGCGATCTCACGGGACTCAA GTACATGGTTTTCATCAGTGGTATCTGTGCTAGTTATGCTTTTATTGCCGCTGTCTCCACATGGATCCGATGCATTGTTACTAAAACTTGGCTGTTCTTTGTCTCTGACCAG ATTGTAGCTTACTTGATGGTTACATCCGGGACTGCAGTCTTAGAGATATTATACTTGGCTTACAATGGTGATAGAGAAGTCTCATGGAGTGAAGCCTGCACTTCTTATGGGAAGTTTTGCTATAGAATGAAGCTGGCTGTGATTCTCCATGCTTTGGCTCTTTCCTGCTTTATTATTTTAGCTGTAATCTCGGCTTATAGAGCTTTTAGCATATTTGAACCTCCTCTTGTTCCTTCTAAAGTAGTTGAAGAAGATAGAGCTTAA